The Daucus carota subsp. sativus chromosome 9, DH1 v3.0, whole genome shotgun sequence genome window below encodes:
- the LOC135149523 gene encoding uncharacterized protein LOC135149523 yields MISPKKIQKRKYITTRELQQQQQNSRKTVKKTPEAGQRYALRSSPTLFPSQQDASPTQVKDKGSARRKLQLQESIIPEKELLPPPQPTETKGNKPRKIQKNDKTKDQPFGDASQVRCSLVLAIPETEQSNDKDKVSPDGDDEYIPENEDEDGSDDTSEKMTVVKKKKLIHGPLGPRTRSRANVTAETAATDNEQPQAGKTSGKKMTSSFKPLKPTCSKILKSASNSEPCGTVASYLALRERQKQGIPPPTPENVDTSNLENVVEEETESVPKPRKWRGRTKMVSVHARTRDERPVIFLNKKNVPVASNPKLTRELSNFLGTLAKDNVSLTYVNWKVVPEQLKKKMWDYTRDYYIIPNEAEHWVYETINRCWRTYKSRMKTKHYTQHATDKERMENRPKDIPLEDFEMLVKYWGDESVKVLADDNKDHRSSLTDPHTLGANSSAEVGEKLKKGDPNLASPSKADIYLESREREDGRKYKTTAASKKRCRNNKKVMESDSAPADTYLDDLTTKIRGELEAELEEKVSKKVQDNLSMILKKIAEANPGLNMDIGGVGATIASEDDENGTPFSARTARTSGTSGTAGTSGTAGTS; encoded by the exons TTTCACCAAAGAAAATACAAAAGCGGAAATATATTACCACACGTGAActccagcagcagcagcaaaatTCAAGGAAGACTGTGAAGAAGACACCTGAGGCCGGACAGAGGTATGCATTAAGATCATCGCCAACTCTGTTTCCTAGTCAACAAGATGCATCTCCTACGCAAGTGAAGGATAAAGGCTCTGCAAGAAGGAAACTGCAGTTACAAGAATCAATTATACCAGAGAAAGag TTGCTCCCACCACCACAGCCAACTGAAACCAAAGGGAACAAACCCcgcaaaattcaaaaaaatgacaaaacgAAAGATCAGCCATTTGGTGACGCTTCTCAAGTAAGATGTTCCCTTGTACTTGCTATACCTGAGACGGAG CAATCCAATGACAAAGACAAAGTTTCTCCGGATGGCGATGATGAATATATTCCGGAAAATGAGGACGAAGATGGTAGTGATGATACATCTGAG AAAATGACtgttgtgaagaaaaagaagctaaTTCATGGCCCCCTTGGACCAAGAACTCGTTCGAGAGCTAATGTCACGGCTGAAACAGCTGCAACAGATAATGAACAACCGCAAGCTGGTAAAACATCTGGGAAGAAAATGACTAGTTCATTTAAGCCCCTGAAACCAACTTGcagcaaaattttaaaatcagcaAGCAATTCAGAACCATGTGGCACTGTAGCTTCTTATTTGGCACTGCGGGAACGTCAGAAGCAGGGTATCCCTCCTCCAACACCCGAGAATGTCGACACTTCTAATTTGGAAAATGTTGTTGAGGAAGAAACTGAATCAG TACCAAAGCCCAGAAAATGGAGAGGAAGGACAAAAATGGTTTCTGTTCACGCAAGGACACGTGATGAAAGACCTGttatttttttgaacaaaaaaaatgtacCTGTTGCGAGTAACCCAAAACTAACTAGAGAGCTGAGTAATTTTCTCGGGACACTTGCAAAGGACAATGTCTCGCTGACTTATGTCAACTGGAAAGTGGTTCCTGAACAACTGAAGAAGAAAATGTGGGACTATACTCGG gaCTATTACATTATTCCGAACGAAGCTGAGCATTGGGTTTACGAGACCATTAATAGATGTTGGAGAACTTACAAGTCTCGAATGAAGACCAAGCACTACACGCAGCATGCCACTGATAAGGAAAGGATGGAAAATAGGCCCAAGGATATTCCGCTCGAGGATTTTGAAATGTTGGTGAAGTACTGGGGAGACGAGTCAGTTAAG GTATTAGCGGATGATAACAAAGATCACCGCTCTTCATTAACTGACCCACACACTCTAGGTGCCAACAGTAGTGCAGAAGTTGGAGAGAAGTTG AAAAAAGGTGATCCCAATCTTGCCTCGCCGTCAAAAGCTGATATATATCTGGAATCTCGTGAGCGAGAAGATGGCCGAAAATACAAGACTACAGCTGCATCGAAAAAAAGATGC AGAAATAacaagaaagtgatggaatcaGATTCGGCTCCTGCAGACACTTATTTGGATGATTTGACTACAAAGATTAGGGGAGAACTTGAGGCTGAATTGGAAGAAAAGGTTTCCAAGAAAGTCCAGGATAACTTGTCCATGATCCTCAAAAAAATAGCAGAGGCTAATCCCGGTCTGAATATGGACATTGGAGGAGTTGGTGCTACTATTGCAAGCgaggatgatgaaaatggtACACCATTCAGTGCCAGGACTGCCAGGACTTCCGGGACTTCCGGGACTGCCGGGACTTCCGGGACTGCCGGGACTTCTTAA